From one Streptomyces sp. N50 genomic stretch:
- the tig gene encoding trigger factor — protein sequence MKSAVETLNPTRVRLSIEVPFEELKDSLDAAYKKINQQVTVKGFRKGKIPARVIDQRFGRGAVLEEAVNDALPKFYTEAVNEAELNPLGQPEVDITELKDGETLNFTAEVDIRPTIEIPDYSGIEVEVDAVEVSEKDIDESVEQLRERFAATSPVERAAADGDVVTLDLEAKVDGEVLEDGVAEGVSYTIGSGELLEGIDEAVTGLEAGGEATFASELKGGSAAGQEAQVTVKVTQVAARELPALDDEFAQLASEFDTLEELRADSRKRLENMKQYDQATQAQERVLEKLLELVEVPVPEKLLEDEINTRKHNLEHHQLGQMGLDLEKYLEIQGKTAEEFDTETKEAAVKGIKTQFVLDELVNKEKLNVNQEELTEHLMRRAASSGMSPDQFAQAVVEGGQVPLLVGEVARGKALAVVVEAATVKDTNGEVVDLDDEDDETATETAEAVEEPTEA from the coding sequence GTGAAGAGCGCCGTGGAGACCCTGAACCCGACCCGGGTTCGGCTCAGCATCGAGGTGCCCTTCGAGGAGCTCAAGGACAGCCTCGACGCGGCGTACAAGAAGATCAACCAGCAGGTCACGGTGAAGGGCTTCCGGAAGGGCAAGATCCCGGCGCGCGTCATCGACCAGCGGTTCGGCCGCGGTGCGGTCCTGGAGGAGGCGGTCAACGACGCGCTTCCGAAGTTCTACACCGAGGCGGTCAACGAGGCGGAGCTCAACCCGCTCGGCCAGCCCGAGGTCGACATCACGGAGCTGAAGGACGGCGAGACGCTGAACTTCACCGCCGAGGTCGACATCCGCCCGACCATCGAGATCCCGGACTACTCGGGCATCGAGGTCGAGGTCGACGCCGTGGAGGTCAGCGAGAAGGACATCGACGAGTCCGTCGAGCAGCTCCGCGAGCGCTTCGCGGCGACCTCCCCGGTCGAGCGCGCCGCCGCCGACGGTGACGTCGTCACCCTCGACCTGGAGGCCAAGGTCGACGGCGAGGTCCTCGAGGACGGCGTCGCCGAGGGCGTCTCCTACACCATCGGCTCCGGCGAGCTGCTCGAAGGCATCGACGAGGCCGTGACCGGCCTGGAGGCCGGTGGCGAGGCCACCTTCGCCTCCGAGCTCAAGGGCGGCTCCGCGGCCGGCCAGGAGGCCCAGGTCACCGTCAAGGTCACCCAGGTCGCCGCCCGCGAACTGCCCGCGCTGGACGACGAGTTCGCACAGCTCGCCTCCGAGTTCGACACCCTGGAGGAGCTGCGCGCGGACAGCCGCAAGCGCCTCGAGAACATGAAGCAGTACGACCAGGCCACGCAGGCCCAGGAGCGTGTCCTGGAGAAGCTGCTGGAGCTCGTCGAGGTGCCCGTCCCCGAGAAGCTGCTCGAGGACGAGATCAACACCCGCAAGCACAACCTGGAGCACCACCAGCTCGGCCAGATGGGCCTCGACCTCGAGAAGTACCTCGAGATCCAGGGCAAGACGGCCGAGGAGTTCGACACCGAGACCAAGGAAGCCGCGGTCAAGGGCATCAAGACGCAGTTCGTCCTCGACGAGCTCGTCAACAAGGAGAAGCTGAACGTCAACCAGGAGGAGCTCACCGAGCACCTCATGCGCCGCGCGGCCTCCTCCGGCATGTCCCCCGACCAGTTCGCCCAGGCCGTCGTAGAGGGCGGCCAGGTCCCCCTCCTGGTCGGCGAGGTCGCCCGCGGCAAGGCCCTGGCCGTAGTGGTCGAGGCCGCCACGGTCAAGGACACCAACGGTGAGGTCGTCGACCTCGATGACGAGGACGACGAGACGGCCACCGAGACGGCCGAGGCCGTCGAGGAGCCGACCGAGGCGTAA
- a CDS encoding acyltransferase family protein, giving the protein MFHVDAPPGQNEQSKQNEKNEQPKSRDAFFDNAKYLAILLVAVGHSWEPLKGDSRVLQGLYMVVYSFHMPAFIVISGYFSRSFDMSPARLKRLLTGVALPYVVFEIAYSLFSRYANDDPHQQITLLDPLYLTWFLCSLFIWRLTTPIWKLVRHPLPIALGIAMLASCTPAMTDDFDLQRTAQFLPYFMLGLVLRPEHFRLVRRPEARRLAVPVFVGALVFGYWAVPRMNASWLYHHDSAQEFAAPWWVGPVMTLAMFGCSLLLTAAFYSWVPSRTTWFTALGAGTLYGYLLHGFLIKGAGYAGLYDHAWLHRPYGVALVTALALTGVTLLCTPPVRRVFRFVIEPRMEWAFRRDAAEAARERQRALVG; this is encoded by the coding sequence ATGTTCCACGTTGACGCGCCCCCGGGCCAGAACGAACAGAGCAAACAGAACGAAAAGAACGAACAGCCCAAATCGCGCGACGCGTTCTTCGACAACGCGAAGTACCTGGCGATCCTGTTGGTCGCCGTCGGGCATTCCTGGGAGCCGCTGAAGGGCGACAGCAGAGTGCTCCAGGGCCTGTACATGGTCGTGTACAGCTTCCACATGCCGGCGTTCATCGTCATCTCCGGCTATTTCTCCCGCAGTTTCGACATGAGCCCCGCCCGGCTGAAGCGGCTCCTCACCGGTGTCGCGCTGCCGTACGTCGTGTTCGAGATCGCGTACTCGCTCTTCAGCCGCTACGCCAACGACGACCCGCACCAGCAGATCACCCTGCTCGACCCGCTGTATCTCACCTGGTTCCTCTGCTCGTTGTTCATCTGGCGGCTCACCACCCCGATCTGGAAACTGGTCCGCCACCCGCTGCCGATCGCCCTCGGCATCGCCATGCTCGCCTCCTGCACCCCGGCCATGACCGACGACTTCGATCTGCAGCGGACGGCGCAGTTCCTGCCGTACTTCATGCTCGGACTGGTCCTGAGGCCCGAGCACTTCCGGCTGGTGCGGCGGCCCGAGGCGCGGAGGCTGGCGGTGCCGGTGTTCGTGGGCGCGCTGGTGTTCGGCTACTGGGCGGTGCCGCGGATGAACGCGAGCTGGCTCTACCACCACGACTCCGCGCAGGAGTTCGCCGCGCCCTGGTGGGTCGGGCCGGTGATGACGCTCGCGATGTTCGGCTGCTCGCTGCTGCTGACCGCCGCCTTCTACTCCTGGGTGCCGAGCCGCACGACCTGGTTCACGGCGCTCGGCGCGGGCACCCTGTACGGCTATCTGCTGCACGGCTTCCTGATCAAGGGCGCCGGTTACGCGGGCCTGTACGACCACGCCTGGCTGCACCGGCCCTACGGCGTCGCCCTGGTGACCGCCCTCGCGCTCACCGGCGTCACCCTGCTGTGCACCCCACCCGTACGCCGGGTGTTCCGCTTCGTGATCGAGCCCCGCATGGAGTGGGCGTTCAGGCGTGACGCGGCCGAGGCCGCCCGTGAGCGGCAGCGGGCACTGGTGGGCTGA